The Methanosarcina barkeri MS DNA window GGTGATTAGGTAGGTTAATTCACAAAATAAGGTGTTCTGTGATGGAGAAAAAAAAGTTATTATTTTCTATTTTCTTGACAGCACTGATTTTAATAACGGCGGGCTGTGCTAATAAGGACAATACTCAGGCCGGAGCATCGGCTGAAAACGCTTCTGATCAGACAGGGGCATTGGTTGAGAACCCTTCCGACGGATCAAAGTATGTGGATGTTGTAAATCTAAGCGGAGGAGATTGTGGCTATCCACAGCCGTTTACAATATATCCGAGGGGTCCTGGGTCATCAAAAGTTGGAATGATCTTTGACAGCCTGTTCGAAAGGGATGAAAAAGGTATAATTCCCTGGTTGGCTGAAAGCTGGGATGTCAATTCAAATGGAACAGAATATACAGTTTATCTCCGTGACGGTGTCAACTGGAGCGATGGAGTGCCTTTTACGGCAAATGATGTTAAATTTACTTTCGATTACGAGCAGAAAAATGTGCCCATATCAGGTGGAATTGAGTCCGGTATTATAGATAATGTTCAGGTTGTGAATTCCAGTACCGTCAAGTTCGTACTCACTCAGCCTGCTTCTCCATTCATTTATAAGCTCACGAGTTTTAAAATCATACCTGAGCATATATACAAAAATGTCTCCGATCCTACCAGTTTCCTTGATCCGGAAGCAGTCATTGGCACTGGCCCGTTCATTCTTGATGAGTACAACAAAGAGCATGGAACATATCGGTTTGTAGCAAATGAGAATTTCTGGGGACCGGAGCTTGCCGTTAAAGCCGTCGAATTTATTCCGGTCAGCGACTCATTGATAGCTTTTGAACAGGGACAAATAGATTTCACAAGTATATCGCCTGATACTCTTGACCGGTTCAAATCAGATTCTGATATAAGAATAGTCCAGCAGCCGGCTTTCTGGGGTTACCAGTTTTATTTCAATATGAAAAAATGTCCTGAACTAAATAACAGTAGAATAAGGCAGGCCTTTGCTTACGCCATTGATCGCGATGAACTGGTGGAAAAGATCGCAAGAGGTGCAGGCAAAGCCGGTAAAATGGGCATACTCCCTGAAGACCATATTTGGTATAACTCTGACCAGCCAAAATATGATTACAATCCGGATAAGGCTCGAGCATTGCTTGAAGAAGCCGGATGGACTGACACAGATGGGGATGGAATACTTGATAAAAACGGGGAAAAACTGTCATATGTATTATCTCTTGGCAGTAACGAAGTCCGTATCGGCGAACTTATAAAAGAGAGACTGAGTGAGGTGGGAATTGACGTTCAGGTGAAAGCCCTTGAGAGTAAATCCCGTGATGCCAATCTAAAGAGCGGAGACTTTGAACTTGCGATCAGCGGCTTTGGCGGCTGGGGGCAGGATGCGGATTATCTCCGTACAAGGTACTGTGACACAGGTGCACAGTCAGGAAGTGTATCATCTGGCGCAGCAATATTTGGTTACCACAATGATACCCTGAATGATCTTGGCACTCAGGAATTGCAGGAATTGAACGATAGTAAACGGAAAGAAATAGTATACAATATGCAGATCGTACTTGCTAATGATGTACCCGCAATACCGCTCTATTATACTACATCATATGATGTATGGCGCATTTCAAAATATGACGGCTGGATGAATAGATACGATCACCATGCAAGAACACACAGTATTCTTTCGTATTTAGAGAGGGATGGAATTGCAACAAAAAGATAACATTGATAACCTGATCGACTGCTGGAAAAAAACTACAACTAGTGTGATGCTCCAGGATGAGGGCAGGATGGCAGCGTTCTGGAACAAACGTTCTGGGGACTATGCGAATAACATTGAAAAAGATAACAGAAAGAAGAGAACCGATGAGATTCTCGACCTCCTTGAAGAGGCCGGATTTAATCCGGAAGGTTCCAGAGTCCTGGATATCGGGTGCGGGCCCGGTACTCTCACTCTCCCTCTTTCAAAGCTTGGAGCAGAGGTGACAGCACTTGATATCTCATCAGGAATGCTTGACAGACTGAAAGATTCTGTAAAAACAGAGTCTCTTCCGGTAGATATCGTTGAATGCTCCTGGTGGACCGCAGACATAGATGAGCTTGGGTTCCGGAATGAATTTGACCTGGTAATTGCATCCATGACCCCGGGAGTAAAGGATATCGAAAGTTTTGACAAAATGATGGAGTGCTCGAAAAATCTCTGTTATTACAGTAACTTTCTGAGAAGAGAAGAGGACAGGGCATATCGTGACATCAGGAGTTCGATACTCGGTGAAAAATCCGAAAATAACATGAACGGCATAATTTATCCATTCATGTATCTTTACCTCTCAGGCTACAAGCCATCGCTTCGGATCAACCATTCCGAATGGAAGGATGAACTAAACTGGAAAGAAACGGCAGAACAGACAATAGGGTTCATTGGAAGGGACCGGGATTTTGATGACGAAACAAAGCAGAAAATAAAGGATTATTATCAAAATGCCTCCCCAGATGGAATCTACCATTCTGAGTCTGATGTATATACCGGTATGATGGTTTGGGAAGTTAAAGGCAGATGATCGGATAGTAAAGGGAAAAGATGATTGGATGGTAAATGACAGGAATTCGTTTATTTTCAGGTTGTTATCAACACTTTTTATAATTCTTGTCATTAATTTTTTTCTACCGAGGATGATGCCTGGAGATCCATTCTCAACAACTTCCGCAGATGAAGTTGGGGAAGACATTATTGTAATGACAGAGGAGCAGCACCTTTATTACATAAATTATTACGGACTTGACAGGCCATTGCCTGAACAATTTTTAGCATATATGAAAAACCTGATGACTGGCAATCTTGGAAGGAGTATTTATTATAAAATGCCGGTCAGCGACGTAATACTGCTCCATCTTCCCTGGACTATATTGATTGTCATGAGTGCTACAGTAATCAGTACAATCTCCGGTGTGGTTCTTGGAACAATTTCTGCAAAGAACCGGAAGAAGGAGAGTGATAGAATTATGATGACGGGTATGATTGCCTTTGCAGAAATTCCTTCCTTTCTGCTTGGTCTGATCCTTCTTCTGATTTTTAGTGTATATCTCAGGCTTTTTCCACTTGCAGGTGCTGTTATCCCCTTCGCAAACTATAATGGTCCTGCAGAACAGATACTGGATATATCGTACCATGCCTTTCTGCCTGTTCTGACTCTCTCACTTTCACAACTGACCGGCGTGTACTTGCTCACCAGAAACACACTGATTACTGTAACCACAAAGGATTATATCAGGACTGCCAGAGCCAAAGGTCTGGGTGAAAAAAACGTTTGGATCCGGCATGCACTCCGAAATGCACTGCTCCCGGTAGTGACAAGAACAGGTTTTACGATCGGCATAATGATGGGGGGTGTTGTACTGGTTGAGAATGTTTTTTCCTATCCAGGCATAGGGATGACACTCAGAAGTGCTGTAGTCGGCCGGGATTATCCGCTTATTCAGGGTATTCTCCTAGTAATTGCAATTTCCATACTTATCTGCAACCTTCTGGTTGACAAAATATACGGGAAACTTGATCCGAGGGTTGTGATATAATAAAGGATACTGATGCTTCTGGAAACGCCGGAATACTCTCTTTTATTCAGGCTTTAAATATTAATAAAATTAACAAAATTGGTAGAGTTAACGGAATTGACAGAATTAACAGAACTGTCAGCAGCATAGCTAAACCATTCTCCAGGTTCAGTACTGAAGGTAAAATTGGTATCCTTGGAATTCTCTGCATCATTTTAATGGCAGTTTTTGCTCCTGTGATAACAATTTATCCTCCTCAGAAGATTACAGGCGATTCACTTGAACCTCCTGGTCCCGGACACATACTTGGAACCGATGAACTCGGTCTGGATATCTGGTCACAGATATGTTACGGTGCAAGAATGAGCCTTACAATAGGGCTTGCCGTAGCCGTTATAGCAGGTTTTGGGGGAGGAGCTCTTGGAATACTGGCAGGATATATTGGAGGGCATGTTGATCAGGGCTTGATGAGAGTAATTGATGTGACAATGGCTCTTCCAAGCTTTCCTCTTCTGATTGTAATATCTGCTTTTCTTGGTCCAAGCATTCTTAACGTAATTCTTATACTTGTTATTTTCAGCTGGGCCAAACCTGCACGTATTGCACGTTCCCAGACATTGTCACTAAAGAATAACAACTATATTATTGCCGCCAGGAACTACGGCGCAAAGCCATTTTACCTGCTCCGGAGGCATATATTTCCTGAAGTTCTGCCTGTCCTGTTTGTGCTTGTCATCGGGATATCCTCACACGCAATCATAGCCGAAGCAGGACTTGCCTTCCTGGGCCTTGGAGATCCTACTTCCAAGAGCTGGGGGATGATGCTTAATCATGCAACCAGTTTCCGTTCGATATATTTTACACCTTACTGGAAATGGTGGTTATTGCCTCCGTTGTTTATGCTCATTTTCCTCCTGCTCTGTCTTGCATTCATAAGCAGGGATATGGAAAGGATACTTGATCCGATATTAAAGATAAAAAAAGGCTTATGATCATGAGTCTGCTTAAAACCAATGATTTTAAATGCCACTATCTGACCAACATTTCCAGGCTTAAGGGAAGCGAGTTTAAACACCTGGAAATCGGAATGCAGATGATTTTCCAGAATCCGAAATCTTCCCTCAACCCCAGGATGAAAATATACGGTTTCATTGCCGAACTTTTAAGGCTACATAGGCTCTGCGAAAGGGATGAAGAAAAAGCATGACAT harbors:
- a CDS encoding ABC transporter substrate-binding protein, whose amino-acid sequence is MEKKKLLFSIFLTALILITAGCANKDNTQAGASAENASDQTGALVENPSDGSKYVDVVNLSGGDCGYPQPFTIYPRGPGSSKVGMIFDSLFERDEKGIIPWLAESWDVNSNGTEYTVYLRDGVNWSDGVPFTANDVKFTFDYEQKNVPISGGIESGIIDNVQVVNSSTVKFVLTQPASPFIYKLTSFKIIPEHIYKNVSDPTSFLDPEAVIGTGPFILDEYNKEHGTYRFVANENFWGPELAVKAVEFIPVSDSLIAFEQGQIDFTSISPDTLDRFKSDSDIRIVQQPAFWGYQFYFNMKKCPELNNSRIRQAFAYAIDRDELVEKIARGAGKAGKMGILPEDHIWYNSDQPKYDYNPDKARALLEEAGWTDTDGDGILDKNGEKLSYVLSLGSNEVRIGELIKERLSEVGIDVQVKALESKSRDANLKSGDFELAISGFGGWGQDADYLRTRYCDTGAQSGSVSSGAAIFGYHNDTLNDLGTQELQELNDSKRKEIVYNMQIVLANDVPAIPLYYTTSYDVWRISKYDGWMNRYDHHARTHSILSYLERDGIATKR
- a CDS encoding ABC transporter permease, with the translated sequence MAVFAPVITIYPPQKITGDSLEPPGPGHILGTDELGLDIWSQICYGARMSLTIGLAVAVIAGFGGGALGILAGYIGGHVDQGLMRVIDVTMALPSFPLLIVISAFLGPSILNVILILVIFSWAKPARIARSQTLSLKNNNYIIAARNYGAKPFYLLRRHIFPEVLPVLFVLVIGISSHAIIAEAGLAFLGLGDPTSKSWGMMLNHATSFRSIYFTPYWKWWLLPPLFMLIFLLLCLAFISRDMERILDPILKIKKGL
- a CDS encoding class I SAM-dependent methyltransferase, which encodes MELQQKDNIDNLIDCWKKTTTSVMLQDEGRMAAFWNKRSGDYANNIEKDNRKKRTDEILDLLEEAGFNPEGSRVLDIGCGPGTLTLPLSKLGAEVTALDISSGMLDRLKDSVKTESLPVDIVECSWWTADIDELGFRNEFDLVIASMTPGVKDIESFDKMMECSKNLCYYSNFLRREEDRAYRDIRSSILGEKSENNMNGIIYPFMYLYLSGYKPSLRINHSEWKDELNWKETAEQTIGFIGRDRDFDDETKQKIKDYYQNASPDGIYHSESDVYTGMMVWEVKGR
- a CDS encoding ABC transporter permease, producing MPGDPFSTTSADEVGEDIIVMTEEQHLYYINYYGLDRPLPEQFLAYMKNLMTGNLGRSIYYKMPVSDVILLHLPWTILIVMSATVISTISGVVLGTISAKNRKKESDRIMMTGMIAFAEIPSFLLGLILLLIFSVYLRLFPLAGAVIPFANYNGPAEQILDISYHAFLPVLTLSLSQLTGVYLLTRNTLITVTTKDYIRTARAKGLGEKNVWIRHALRNALLPVVTRTGFTIGIMMGGVVLVENVFSYPGIGMTLRSAVVGRDYPLIQGILLVIAISILICNLLVDKIYGKLDPRVVI